A window of the Selenomonadales bacterium genome harbors these coding sequences:
- a CDS encoding GatB/YqeY domain-containing protein encodes MSLREQLNADKKEAMKAREAGKLRLSVIRMVWANISNLEIEKKRELTEEEIAGVIAKEVKMRKDSIEEFKKGNRADLVEQAEQEVAVLMPYLPQQMSEEEVRQVVADTIAEVGAASVKEMGKVMSALMPKVKGRADGKLVNTIVRELLQK; translated from the coding sequence ATGTCGTTAAGAGAACAATTGAACGCAGATAAGAAAGAAGCTATGAAGGCTCGCGAAGCCGGCAAACTTCGTCTTTCTGTTATTCGTATGGTCTGGGCCAACATCAGTAACCTCGAAATCGAAAAGAAGAGAGAGCTGACGGAAGAAGAGATCGCAGGCGTTATTGCCAAAGAAGTCAAGATGAGAAAAGATTCCATCGAAGAGTTCAAAAAAGGCAACCGCGCCGACCTCGTTGAGCAGGCCGAGCAGGAAGTAGCGGTATTGATGCCGTATCTTCCACAGCAAATGAGCGAAGAAGAAGTTCGTCAAGTCGTTGCAGATACGATCGCTGAAGTCGGTGCAGCATCTGTCAAAGAGATGGGCAAAGTAATGTCCGCGTTGATGCCGAAGGTCAAAGGTCGTGCAGATGGCAAGCTTGTCAACACGATCGTTCGCGAATTGCTGCAGAAATGA
- a CDS encoding 30S ribosomal protein S21, whose protein sequence is MSEVKVGKNETIDSALRRFKRTCQKAGTLAEVRKREHYEKPSVKRKKKSEAARKRKFKA, encoded by the coding sequence ATGTCGGAAGTTAAAGTTGGAAAAAATGAAACGATTGATAGTGCGCTCCGCCGCTTTAAACGTACGTGTCAGAAAGCTGGTACTTTGGCTGAAGTAAGAAAACGTGAACACTACGAAAAACCGAGCGTAAAACGCAAGAAAAAATCCGAAGCTGCACGTAAACGTAAATTCAAAGCGTAA
- a CDS encoding histidine triad nucleotide-binding protein codes for MENNCIFCKIAAKEIPSNVVYEDDKMIVFHDISPAAPVHVLAIPKKHIDSVLALTAEDESLMGHMMRVMAKVAADLGVDEKGFRIVTNTKEDGGQTVNHLHFHLIGGRSMQWPPG; via the coding sequence ATGGAAAACAACTGCATTTTTTGTAAGATCGCAGCGAAAGAGATCCCGAGCAATGTTGTATACGAAGATGACAAAATGATCGTATTCCATGATATCAGCCCGGCGGCTCCTGTTCATGTACTTGCGATCCCGAAAAAACATATCGACAGCGTGCTTGCTTTGACAGCAGAAGATGAATCTTTGATGGGTCATATGATGCGTGTAATGGCAAAGGTCGCTGCAGACCTCGGTGTTGACGAAAAAGGCTTCCGTATCGTAACGAATACGAAAGAGGACGGCGGTCAGACGGTCAATCACTTACATTTTCACTTAATTGGCGGAAGAAGTATGCAATGGCCGCCAGGTTGA
- the mtaB gene encoding tRNA (N(6)-L-threonylcarbamoyladenosine(37)-C(2))-methylthiotransferase MtaB has protein sequence MQRRAAFATLGCKVNQYETESMEGLFKTHGYELVSFSEEADVYVINTCSVTQLGEKKSRQLIRRAHRMNPAAVVAVTGCYAQAEAETIRAMEGVGVVIGTRERGRIVELVEEAMASGQTQDVVGNIMEADTFEDIPLTEWPLRTRAFLKIQEGCTNFCTYCIIPYTRGPLRSRPVDSIREEARRLAEGGFHEIVLTGIHLGAYGRDLTDDIDLADAAQAVLDAGGIKRLRIGSLESIEVSPKLLALLKEDGRICHHLHLPLQAGHDVVLKAMNRHYTAAEFKDLLAHLLSEVPDLAITTDIIVGFPGETDEIFEETLKYVESLPLSGMHVFPYSRRKGTPAASYPNQVEESVKKERAHRMGQLAEQKAQDYAATWIGKDVEILVERCTDGRIEGLTPQYIRVHAEGQAEEGTFLTVCPQKVTEAGLWAVVK, from the coding sequence ATGCAGCGTCGCGCAGCATTTGCAACACTCGGTTGCAAAGTCAACCAATATGAAACGGAAAGCATGGAAGGACTCTTTAAGACGCACGGCTATGAGCTTGTTTCGTTCAGCGAAGAAGCAGACGTCTATGTTATCAATACATGCTCCGTCACACAGCTCGGAGAGAAAAAATCGCGCCAGCTCATTCGTCGTGCGCATCGCATGAACCCTGCGGCCGTTGTCGCGGTAACGGGTTGCTACGCGCAGGCAGAAGCAGAAACGATACGCGCTATGGAAGGCGTCGGAGTCGTCATCGGCACACGCGAGCGCGGTCGCATCGTCGAGCTTGTCGAAGAAGCGATGGCCAGCGGTCAGACGCAAGACGTCGTCGGTAATATTATGGAAGCCGATACGTTCGAGGATATTCCGCTCACGGAATGGCCGCTTCGTACACGCGCCTTTCTTAAGATACAAGAAGGATGTACGAACTTCTGTACGTACTGCATCATACCGTATACGCGCGGACCGCTTCGCTCGCGTCCTGTGGACAGCATCCGCGAAGAAGCACGTCGTTTGGCAGAGGGCGGATTCCATGAGATCGTCTTGACGGGTATCCATCTCGGTGCGTACGGTCGCGACTTGACGGACGATATCGACCTTGCCGATGCGGCGCAGGCGGTACTCGATGCGGGCGGGATCAAACGTCTTCGCATCGGTTCCTTGGAGTCGATCGAAGTATCGCCGAAATTGCTTGCGCTCTTGAAAGAAGACGGCCGTATCTGTCACCATCTCCACTTGCCCTTGCAAGCGGGTCACGATGTCGTACTCAAAGCGATGAACCGTCACTATACGGCGGCAGAGTTCAAAGACCTGCTCGCGCATCTCTTATCCGAAGTCCCCGACCTTGCTATCACGACCGATATCATCGTCGGATTCCCCGGCGAAACGGATGAGATATTTGAAGAAACGCTCAAATATGTCGAGTCCCTTCCGCTTTCGGGTATGCACGTCTTCCCGTATTCGCGCCGTAAAGGCACGCCTGCCGCATCGTATCCGAATCAAGTCGAAGAATCGGTCAAAAAAGAACGTGCGCATCGCATGGGACAGCTTGCCGAACAGAAAGCGCAAGACTATGCCGCGACGTGGATCGGTAAAGATGTCGAGATTCTCGTAGAGAGATGCACAGACGGACGGATAGAAGGACTGACGCCGCAGTATATTCGTGTTCATGCCGAAGGACAAGCCGAAGAAGGCACGTTCCTTACTGTATGTCCGCAGAAAGTAACAGAAGCGGGCTTGTGGGCAGTCGTGAAATAA
- a CDS encoding 16S rRNA (uracil(1498)-N(3))-methyltransferase: protein MRRFFLNGIISETMELTGTDAHHIARVLRMAVGDNVIIADENEHTAKAEITAITDEVVTLSLIEYLEDDSEPMVKVRLAQCLPKSDKMEFIVQKAVELGAISIQPINSENCVVKYTADKQAKRVERWQKIAHEAAKQCKRAAVPTVEPIITLKEFLSRVDGDETVLFCYEAEDGRTLRQALLAHQAEKYTVLIGPEGGFSPEEARLCREMGAYPVSLGSRILRTETASLAALTMVLYAHGELGGAI, encoded by the coding sequence ATGAGAAGATTTTTTTTAAATGGCATCATCAGCGAAACGATGGAGCTGACAGGTACGGATGCCCATCATATCGCACGCGTTCTTCGTATGGCAGTCGGTGACAATGTCATTATTGCCGATGAAAACGAGCATACCGCAAAGGCAGAGATAACTGCCATCACCGATGAAGTCGTCACCTTATCGTTGATAGAATATCTCGAAGACGATTCCGAGCCGATGGTCAAAGTTCGCCTTGCGCAATGTCTGCCCAAGAGCGATAAGATGGAATTCATCGTACAAAAGGCAGTCGAGCTTGGTGCAATATCTATTCAGCCTATCAACTCGGAAAATTGTGTCGTCAAATATACGGCAGACAAGCAGGCAAAACGTGTGGAACGATGGCAAAAGATCGCCCACGAAGCAGCCAAACAATGTAAACGTGCCGCTGTGCCGACAGTCGAGCCCATCATCACGCTGAAAGAATTTTTATCGCGTGTTGATGGTGATGAAACGGTACTCTTCTGCTACGAAGCAGAAGACGGTCGTACACTCCGCCAAGCACTCTTGGCGCATCAAGCAGAAAAATATACTGTTCTCATCGGCCCCGAAGGTGGATTTTCGCCCGAGGAAGCAAGACTGTGCCGAGAGATGGGCGCATATCCCGTTTCACTTGGCAGTCGTATCCTTCGGACGGAAACGGCATCTCTTGCCGCTTTGACGATGGTACTCTACGCACACGGTGAGCTTGGTGGTGCGATTTGA
- the prmA gene encoding 50S ribosomal protein L11 methyltransferase: MSWAEISIQTTHEATEAVAEIFHEVGATGVVIEDPELIEEYRRSGVWDYCGIPEAEDNSVVTVKAYLIINAELEDKMSRFKARVEELANYGIDKGKGIITWQEIKEEDWENSWKEYFHATKVGERIVIKPSWEEYDAQEGEVVLDLDPGMAFGTGTHHTTAMCLRLLEGLVKPNQEIFDIGTGSGVLSIAAAKLGATKILAVDYDELAVRIAAENVAANHTEDIITTRQGDLFKGIEGEADIVIANIIADIIIRLLPDAPSHLKKDGRMITSGIIQDRIDDVIASAEVNGMVVEHIERSGDWAAMILRRGDGQ, encoded by the coding sequence ATGAGCTGGGCAGAAATCAGCATACAAACGACACATGAAGCAACAGAAGCCGTTGCGGAGATATTTCATGAAGTAGGTGCAACGGGCGTTGTCATCGAGGATCCCGAATTGATCGAAGAATATCGTCGCTCGGGTGTATGGGACTATTGCGGTATTCCCGAAGCGGAAGACAACAGCGTTGTAACGGTCAAAGCATATCTTATCATCAATGCAGAACTCGAAGACAAAATGAGCCGTTTCAAAGCGCGTGTCGAAGAACTCGCGAACTACGGCATCGACAAAGGCAAAGGCATCATCACGTGGCAGGAGATCAAAGAAGAAGACTGGGAAAACTCGTGGAAAGAATATTTCCATGCGACAAAAGTCGGTGAACGCATCGTTATCAAACCGTCTTGGGAAGAATACGACGCGCAGGAAGGCGAAGTCGTACTCGACCTCGACCCGGGCATGGCATTCGGCACGGGCACGCATCATACGACGGCAATGTGTCTTAGACTCTTGGAAGGCCTCGTAAAACCGAATCAAGAAATTTTTGATATCGGTACAGGCTCGGGCGTCCTCTCTATCGCGGCGGCAAAACTCGGCGCAACGAAAATTCTTGCCGTTGACTACGATGAGCTTGCCGTTCGTATCGCCGCAGAAAATGTTGCGGCAAACCATACGGAAGATATCATCACGACAAGACAGGGCGACCTCTTCAAAGGTATTGAAGGCGAAGCGGATATCGTTATTGCCAATATCATCGCCGATATCATCATCAGACTTCTCCCCGATGCACCGAGCCACTTGAAAAAAGACGGCCGTATGATAACGAGCGGTATCATCCAAGACCGCATCGACGATGTTATCGCATCGGCAGAGGTAAACGGCATGGTCGTAGAACATATCGAACGTTCGGGCGACTGGGCAGCGATGATCCTTCGCCGTGGTGACGGACAATGA
- the dnaJ gene encoding molecular chaperone DnaJ, translating to MSKRDYYEVLGVEKGASEDEIKKAFRKLARKYHPDMNRDDPKAAEEKFKEANEAYEVLSNSEKRAQYDQFGHAAFDPSQGGGQGGFGGGGFGGGFGGFGGFGDIFGDIFGQGGFGGGARRNGPERGADLRYDMEITFEEAAFGTEKDVQIPRTETCKTCSGTGSAPGSQPETCSVCHGSGQVQFMQNTPFGRMASVRACDHCGGTGQIIKNPCKDCRGRGTVKARRSIHIKVPAGVDSGSRLRVSGEGEAGLRGGPSGDLYVYIYVRPHKLFVRNDNDVVCEVPVTFVQASLGDEIEVPTLDGKVKMKIPAGTQSGTILRMKGRGIPYLRGQGRRGDQHVRVKVLTPQKLNDRQKELLREFAKEGGSNVNPEQRSFFKKLEDLFKGNN from the coding sequence GTGAGTAAACGCGATTATTATGAGGTGCTCGGCGTAGAAAAAGGCGCGTCCGAGGACGAGATCAAAAAGGCTTTCCGTAAGTTGGCACGAAAATACCATCCCGATATGAATCGTGACGACCCGAAAGCAGCAGAAGAAAAGTTCAAAGAAGCAAACGAAGCCTACGAAGTACTGTCCAATTCGGAAAAACGTGCACAGTATGACCAGTTCGGCCATGCCGCATTCGATCCGTCGCAGGGCGGTGGTCAAGGCGGCTTCGGCGGCGGTGGCTTCGGTGGAGGTTTTGGCGGCTTTGGCGGATTCGGCGATATCTTCGGCGATATCTTCGGTCAAGGCGGATTCGGTGGCGGCGCACGCCGCAACGGCCCCGAACGCGGTGCAGACCTCCGTTATGATATGGAGATCACATTTGAAGAAGCGGCATTCGGTACGGAAAAAGACGTACAGATCCCGCGTACCGAAACGTGTAAAACGTGCAGCGGTACAGGCAGTGCACCGGGATCGCAGCCCGAAACTTGCTCTGTCTGTCACGGCAGCGGTCAAGTGCAGTTCATGCAGAACACACCGTTTGGCAGAATGGCAAGCGTCCGCGCCTGCGACCATTGCGGCGGTACGGGTCAGATCATCAAAAATCCGTGTAAAGACTGCCGCGGCAGAGGTACGGTCAAAGCAAGAAGAAGCATTCACATCAAAGTTCCCGCAGGTGTTGACAGCGGTTCGCGTCTGCGCGTGAGCGGTGAGGGTGAAGCAGGCCTTCGCGGAGGCCCGAGCGGCGACCTCTACGTATACATCTACGTTCGTCCGCACAAACTGTTCGTCCGCAACGACAACGATGTCGTCTGCGAAGTACCTGTCACGTTCGTACAGGCTTCGCTCGGTGACGAGATCGAAGTACCGACACTCGACGGCAAAGTAAAAATGAAGATACCCGCAGGTACGCAGTCCGGTACGATCCTTCGCATGAAAGGCAGAGGTATCCCGTATCTTCGCGGACAGGGCAGACGCGGTGACCAGCATGTACGTGTCAAAGTATTGACACCGCAAAAACTTAACGATCGCCAGAAGGAACTCTTGAGAGAATTCGCAAAAGAAGGCGGTTCCAACGTCAATCCCGAACAGCGTTCGTTCTTCAAAAAATTAGAAGACTTATTCAAAGGCAATAACTAA
- the dnaK gene encoding molecular chaperone DnaK — translation MSKVIGIDLGTTNSVVAVMEGGEPTVITNTEGSRITPSVVGFSKTGERLVGQLAKRQAVSNPDRTISSIKREMGTNYKVSIEDKNYSPQEISAMVLQKLKADAEAYLGTTVTQAVITVPAYFNDSQRQATKDAGKIAGLEVLRIINEPTAAALAYGMDKVDDQTVLVFDLGGGTFDVSILELADGVFEVKATSGNNRLGGDDFDEKVMNWMIAEFKKENGIDLSADKMALQRLREAAEKAKIELSTVMTTNINLPFITADATGPKHLDLNLSRAKFDELTADLVEATMAPTRQALKDAGLEPSDIAKIILVGGSSRIPAVQDAIKKYLGKEPHRGINPDECVAVGAAIQAGVLAGDVKDVLLLDVTPLSLGIETLGGVCTKIIERNTTIPTKKSQVFSTAADNQPSVDIHVLQGEREMAADNKTLGRFELSDIPPAPRGVPRIEVTFDIDANGIVHVSAKDLGTGKEQKITITSSGAMSQEDIEKMVKEAEAHAAEDKKRKEEIEIRNNGDSLVYQAEKAIKDLGDKADAGLVSKVQAGVDKLKESLKGTDSAAIKADTDALMAVINEMASAAYQAAGAQQDGQQAPGAGAQQAKDDVVDADYTVVDDEKK, via the coding sequence ATGTCTAAAGTAATTGGTATAGACTTAGGTACAACAAACTCGGTAGTAGCAGTTATGGAAGGTGGCGAACCGACCGTTATCACGAATACGGAAGGCAGCCGCATCACTCCGTCCGTCGTAGGTTTCTCCAAAACGGGCGAACGTCTTGTAGGTCAGCTTGCAAAACGTCAGGCTGTATCGAACCCTGATCGTACGATCAGCTCTATCAAACGTGAAATGGGTACCAACTACAAAGTATCCATCGAAGACAAAAACTACTCGCCGCAAGAGATCTCGGCAATGGTTCTCCAGAAACTCAAAGCCGATGCAGAAGCATATCTCGGCACGACGGTAACGCAGGCAGTTATCACGGTTCCTGCATACTTCAATGACAGCCAGCGTCAGGCAACGAAAGATGCCGGTAAGATCGCAGGCCTTGAAGTTCTCCGTATCATCAACGAACCGACAGCAGCAGCTCTCGCATACGGTATGGACAAAGTAGACGACCAGACGGTTCTCGTATTCGACCTCGGCGGCGGTACGTTCGACGTATCCATCCTCGAACTCGCTGACGGTGTATTCGAAGTAAAAGCAACGAGCGGCAACAACCGTCTTGGTGGTGACGACTTCGACGAAAAAGTAATGAACTGGATGATCGCTGAATTCAAAAAAGAAAACGGCATCGACCTCTCCGCAGACAAAATGGCTCTCCAGCGCTTGCGTGAAGCGGCAGAAAAAGCAAAAATCGAGCTCTCCACAGTCATGACGACGAACATCAACCTTCCGTTCATCACGGCAGACGCTACGGGTCCGAAACATTTGGACCTCAACCTCAGCCGTGCCAAATTCGATGAACTTACGGCAGACCTCGTAGAAGCTACGATGGCACCGACTCGTCAGGCACTCAAAGACGCAGGGCTTGAACCGAGCGATATCGCTAAGATCATCCTCGTTGGTGGTTCGAGCCGTATTCCTGCTGTACAGGATGCCATCAAAAAATACTTGGGCAAAGAACCGCACCGCGGTATCAACCCGGACGAATGCGTTGCAGTCGGCGCGGCTATCCAAGCAGGTGTACTCGCAGGCGATGTCAAAGACGTACTTCTTCTCGACGTAACGCCGCTCTCCCTCGGTATCGAAACGCTCGGTGGCGTATGCACGAAAATCATCGAACGCAATACGACGATCCCGACGAAAAAAAGCCAGGTATTCTCCACGGCAGCAGACAATCAGCCGTCCGTAGATATCCATGTTCTCCAGGGTGAACGTGAAATGGCAGCCGACAACAAAACGCTCGGTCGCTTTGAACTCTCCGACATTCCGCCGGCACCGCGCGGAGTACCGCGTATCGAAGTTACGTTCGATATCGATGCCAACGGTATCGTACACGTATCGGCGAAAGACCTCGGTACGGGCAAAGAACAGAAGATCACGATCACTTCCTCCGGTGCAATGAGCCAGGAAGATATCGAAAAAATGGTCAAAGAAGCAGAAGCTCATGCGGCTGAAGATAAAAAACGCAAAGAAGAGATCGAGATCAGAAACAACGGCGATAGTCTTGTATACCAAGCTGAAAAAGCGATCAAAGACCTCGGCGACAAAGCTGATGCAGGCCTCGTAAGCAAAGTACAGGCAGGCGTTGACAAACTCAAAGAATCGCTCAAAGGAACAGACTCCGCAGCGATCAAAGCTGATACGGATGCACTCATGGCAGTCATCAACGAAATGGCATCGGCAGCATACCAGGCAGCAGGTGCACAGCAGGACGGCCAGCAGGCTCCGGGCGCAGGCGCACAGCAGGCAAAAGATGATGTCGTAGACGCAGATTACACCGTTGTAGACGACGAGAAAAAATAA
- the grpE gene encoding nucleotide exchange factor GrpE produces MTEQEKEILQSTEAAEVAEEAATAEVSELQQVKEQLVILQAELEEQKDRYLRLQADYDNYRRRTQKEKSELSIQVTQDLIADLLPVVDNFERALAATGQDADSIRAGVEMVNRQFVSILEQNGLEAINTEDAQFDPNFHQAVMREENTEKPDGTILQELQKGYMVKGKTIRPSMVKVSFQ; encoded by the coding sequence ATGACAGAACAAGAAAAAGAGATATTGCAGTCGACTGAAGCTGCAGAGGTTGCCGAAGAGGCAGCGACTGCCGAAGTAAGCGAACTGCAGCAAGTGAAAGAGCAGCTCGTCATTCTCCAAGCTGAGCTCGAAGAACAAAAAGACCGCTATCTTCGCTTGCAAGCCGACTACGACAATTATCGTCGCAGAACGCAAAAAGAAAAATCGGAATTGTCTATTCAGGTAACGCAGGACTTAATTGCAGACCTCTTGCCGGTCGTAGACAATTTTGAACGTGCGCTTGCGGCCACAGGCCAAGATGCAGACAGCATCCGCGCAGGCGTAGAGATGGTCAACAGACAGTTCGTATCGATCCTCGAGCAGAACGGTCTCGAAGCCATCAACACGGAAGATGCACAGTTTGATCCGAACTTTCACCAAGCCGTTATGCGCGAAGAAAATACCGAAAAACCCGATGGCACGATCTTGCAGGAACTGCAAAAAGGCTATATGGTCAAAGGTAAAACGATTCGTCCAAGCATGGTTAAAGTAAGTTTCCAATAA
- a CDS encoding TCP-1/cpn60 chaperonin family protein, translated as MEETKHARDEIKSALEVNAQAVRAVVAAVEGTIGPKGLDTMLIDKEGNVIITNDGATILEQMEIHHPIARLLIHTARAQKDAVGDGTTTATVLAGAMVEEGIRQIAKGVPVTKVTEGIAKAASYVTEVLDAMSHKEASDEELYRLAKTAGRQNAQVADAAMCAVDVIGRDRIIGDDIRLADWVTSEVGAETEVTAGVTLCTGYMNHVQPIEKKRVRIAVFDDALEPMRMERDALRTEIGAQRYLLLQEEFCKGVTRLVEAGVGLVIADRGIDPMAEAILSEAGILTMARVDACEWKRILLHTKARPLKRTMLSRPIEVWQDALGEVKHISRDEGKQQVRVAGGKGQPMATIIVGAPTADLAEEKKRITQDAVSAVQSALRGGWVSGGGAAEIALARALEQKRASVCDMTGYGMDCVKRALLEPVYQMIRNAGYHPLEKAEAVLSCQQEYKTDQYGFDCDNGNPADMKKLGVLDSALVKRQAIKAASEVASAILKVNAIVRMRPQTIEDRYE; from the coding sequence ATGGAAGAAACAAAACATGCTCGCGATGAAATAAAGTCCGCGCTTGAAGTCAATGCGCAAGCAGTACGGGCAGTCGTCGCAGCAGTAGAAGGCACGATCGGGCCGAAAGGTCTTGATACGATGCTGATAGACAAAGAGGGCAATGTCATCATCACGAACGATGGGGCAACGATCCTCGAACAAATGGAGATTCATCACCCGATAGCACGGCTCTTGATCCATACCGCCCGCGCACAAAAAGATGCGGTCGGCGACGGAACGACGACAGCGACGGTGCTGGCAGGTGCGATGGTGGAGGAAGGTATCCGCCAGATAGCAAAAGGCGTCCCCGTTACGAAAGTAACGGAAGGGATCGCCAAAGCCGCTTCTTATGTGACGGAGGTGCTTGACGCGATGTCGCACAAAGAAGCAAGTGATGAAGAGCTGTATCGGTTGGCAAAGACCGCCGGACGGCAAAACGCACAAGTCGCAGACGCGGCGATGTGCGCCGTCGATGTGATAGGACGCGACCGCATCATAGGAGATGATATTCGTCTTGCCGATTGGGTCACGTCGGAAGTCGGCGCAGAAACAGAGGTGACAGCAGGTGTCACGCTCTGCACAGGTTACATGAATCACGTACAGCCTATCGAGAAGAAACGCGTTCGGATAGCAGTATTCGACGATGCACTTGAACCGATGCGCATGGAACGTGACGCGCTTCGTACAGAGATCGGAGCACAGAGATATCTTCTCCTGCAAGAAGAATTCTGCAAGGGAGTCACAAGGCTCGTTGAGGCAGGTGTCGGTCTTGTTATCGCCGACCGCGGTATCGATCCGATGGCAGAAGCCATCCTCTCCGAAGCAGGTATCCTCACAATGGCGAGGGTAGATGCATGCGAGTGGAAACGCATCCTGCTCCATACAAAGGCAAGACCGCTCAAACGAACGATGCTGTCAAGACCGATCGAAGTGTGGCAAGATGCATTAGGCGAAGTCAAGCACATCAGTCGGGACGAAGGCAAACAGCAAGTTCGTGTGGCGGGAGGCAAGGGTCAGCCGATGGCAACGATCATTGTCGGAGCGCCGACTGCAGACCTGGCAGAGGAGAAAAAACGCATCACACAAGATGCCGTATCCGCGGTGCAGAGCGCACTACGCGGAGGCTGGGTATCGGGCGGCGGTGCAGCAGAGATCGCTCTGGCAAGAGCCCTCGAACAAAAACGCGCGAGCGTCTGTGATATGACGGGATACGGTATGGATTGTGTGAAACGTGCACTCTTGGAACCTGTCTATCAGATGATCCGCAACGCAGGGTATCATCCGCTGGAAAAAGCGGAAGCAGTATTATCATGCCAGCAGGAATATAAAACCGATCAATACGGTTTTGACTGTGACAATGGCAATCCCGCCGATATGAAGAAGCTTGGTGTCCTTGACTCGGCACTTGTCAAACGACAAGCCATCAAGGCGGCGAGTGAAGTAGCATCGGCGATCCTAAAGGTGAACGCCATCGTTCGCATGAGACCGCAGACGATAGAAGACAGATATGAGTGA
- the hrcA gene encoding heat-inducible transcription repressor HrcA, giving the protein MLDERKKKILQAIINDYILTAEPVGSRTIARKYNLGVGPATIRNEMADLELLGFIEQLHTSSGRVPSEKGYRFYVDSLLAPMSVSEEDREMLTRWYQAKSLKMEEVFQETARMISHMTHNISLVSAPQLTGCKFKYLQFLPLDEQRVIAVIVTDTGYVDNKIMMIPEGATEEDLRRISESINRRLSGMSIGAIKRSIVEQARDEIIPNEKMVTSAIDTIMDVMTARQKEKVYLGGTTQMLQQPEFRNVDKIQTMLSVLEEESRLNDILQEGAEDGIIVKIGQENKCSDIHNCSVVQATYRIDGEVVGKVAVLGPTRMEYGRIIALLKFMHTHLGNLLKGYRG; this is encoded by the coding sequence ATGTTAGATGAAAGAAAGAAAAAGATACTTCAAGCAATTATCAATGACTATATCTTGACTGCCGAGCCTGTCGGGTCGCGTACGATCGCCAGAAAATATAATCTCGGTGTCGGGCCTGCTACCATCCGTAACGAGATGGCAGACCTCGAGCTTCTCGGCTTTATTGAACAGCTCCATACTTCTTCGGGACGCGTTCCGTCCGAGAAGGGGTATCGTTTCTATGTTGATTCGCTTCTTGCGCCGATGAGTGTATCGGAAGAGGACAGAGAAATGCTGACCAGATGGTATCAGGCGAAGTCGCTCAAGATGGAAGAGGTTTTCCAAGAAACGGCGCGCATGATTTCTCATATGACGCATAATATTTCATTGGTATCCGCACCACAGCTTACGGGCTGTAAGTTCAAATATCTGCAATTTCTTCCGCTCGATGAACAGCGTGTCATCGCCGTCATCGTGACTGATACGGGATACGTCGATAATAAGATCATGATGATTCCCGAAGGCGCAACGGAAGAAGACCTTCGCCGCATCAGTGAAAGCATCAACCGCCGTTTGAGCGGGATGTCGATCGGTGCGATCAAGCGTTCGATCGTAGAACAGGCTCGTGACGAGATCATTCCGAACGAGAAGATGGTGACATCAGCCATCGACACGATCATGGATGTTATGACTGCCCGCCAGAAAGAAAAAGTCTACTTGGGCGGTACGACACAGATGCTTCAGCAACCGGAGTTCCGCAACGTCGACAAGATACAGACGATGCTCTCTGTCTTGGAAGAAGAATCGCGTCTTAACGATATTTTGCAAGAAGGCGCAGAAGATGGTATCATAGTAAAGATTGGCCAAGAGAACAAGTGCAGTGACATTCATAATTGCAGTGTCGTACAGGCAACATACCGCATCGACGGTGAAGTCGTCGGCAAGGTCGCCGTTCTCGGCCCGACACGTATGGAATACGGTCGTATCATCGCACTTCTCAAGTTCATGCACACGCATCTCGGTAACCTGTTAAAAGGCTACCGCGGATAA